One window from the genome of Saccharomyces mikatae IFO 1815 strain IFO1815 genome assembly, chromosome: 6 encodes:
- the SMKI06G0010 gene encoding uncharacterized protein, with protein sequence MLNRFSKFQAALALVLYSQGALGQYYTNSSSIPSNSSSTAISSTSSDTFSISSSSTSFVSSSLTQLTSSSDLSSTIAPSSSPTSEVSSSITQPSLSSTSSSASGSSITSPSGTDSSASGSSITSPSGSGSSSSGPSGTGSSASSSSASGSSITSPSGSGSSSSGPSITSPSGSGSSSPGPSGSGSSSPGPSGSGSSSPGPSESGSSSPGPSGSGSSSPGPSESGSSSPGPSGSGSSSSGPSITSPSGSGSSSPRPSGSGSSSPGPSGSGSSSPGPSGSGSSSSGPSITSPSGSGSSSPGPSGSGSSSSGSSITSPSGTGSSASGSSITSPSGSGSSSSGPSGTGSSASSSSASSSSASSSSASGSSITSPSGSGSSSSGPSGTGSSASSSSASSSSASSSSASGSSITSPSGSGSSSSGPSITSPPGSGSSSPGPSGSGSSSASGSSITSPSGTGPSAPGSSATITQSTSTASGASSAITSDTLSSITSSVSSASATASNSLSSSDGTIYLPSTTISGDLTLTGSVIATEAVEIAAGGELTLLDGDKYGFLADLIVRGALLVRKSKPTYPGTEFDISGPNFDVSGTFNAEEPAASSASIYSFTPGSFANSGDIALSLSESSKGEVTYSPYSNSGAFSFSNAIINGGSVSGLQRRAEDEGSVNNGEINLDNGSTYVVVQPVSGSGTINIISGNLYLHYPDTFTGQTVVFKGEGVLAVDPTESNTTPIPVVGYTGKNQIAITADVTSLSYDSATGVLTATQGNRQFSFAIGTGFSSSSFNVSEGTFAGASAYYLNYGGAVASSTTSSSTSTTSGASSVTSSISNSATGSSTITSSGASASDSITSSSASVSGSIASSSAPTLTSGSAPVYTTTLTYATATSTVVISCSKTTDTNGNTYTITATIPCSSTTATITSCDESGCHVTTSTGIAATKTVSSKSHTTVTVTHCDDNGCSEKTVTSEAPKETSATTASTKSYTTVTVTHCDDNGCNVKTVTSEAPKPTTTTATVSSKSHTTATVTHCDNSGCVVKTVTSEAPEATTTTVSPESYTTATVTHCDDNGCNVKTVTTKAPKETTATSALPKSYTATVTHCDDNGCDVKIITSQVPEVISTATATTVSPKSYTTSASEAPKATSLTTAVYVSSSAISIFSGSSAPTTAPKSSTGIVIQSEGVAAGLNTNALNALAGILVLAFFN encoded by the coding sequence ATGCTCAATCGCTTTAGTAAATTTCAAGCCGCTTTGGCTTTGGTCCTTTACTCTCAAGGCGCTCTAGGACAATATTATACCAATAGTTCTTCAATTCCAAGTAATAGCTCATCCACAgctatttcttcaacttcatcAGATACATTTTCAATTAGTAGCTCATCTACTTCCTTTGTCTCCAGTTCTCTCACTCAATTaacttcatcttctgatcTTTCGAGTACTATTGCTCCATCATCTTCGCCCACTTCTGAGGTTTCAAGTTCTATTACTCAACCAAGTTTATCCAGTACTAGTTCATCAGCATCTGGATCATCTATCACTAGTCCATCCGGTACTGATTCATCAGCATCTGGTTCGTCTATTACTAGTCCATCCGGAAGTggctcttcctcttctggACCATCCGGTACTGGTTCGTCTGCTTCTAGTTCATCTGCTTCTGGTTCGTCTATTACTAGTCCATCCGGAAGCGGCTCTTCATCCTCTGGTCCATCTATTACTAGTCCATCCGGAAGCGGCTCTTCCTCTCCTGGACCATCCGGAAGCGGCTCTTCCTCTCCTGGACCATCCGGAAGTGGCTCTTCCTCTCCTGGACCATCCGAAAGTGGCTCTTCCTCTCCTGGACCATCCGGAAGTGGCTCTTCCTCTCCTGGACCATCCGAAAGTGGCTCTTCCTCTCCTGGACCATCCGGAAGTGGCTCTTCATCCTCTGGTCCATCTATTACTAGTCCATCCGGAAGCGGCTCTTCCTCTCCTAGACCATCCGGAAGCGGCTCTTCCTCTCCTGGACCATCCGGAAGCGGCTCTTCCTCTCCTGGACCATCCGGAAGTGGCTCTTCATCCTCTGGTCCATCTATTACTAGTCCATCCGGAAGCGGCTCTTCCTCTCCTGGACCATCTGGAAGCGGCTCTTCATCCTCTGGTTCATCTATTACTAGTCCATCCGGTACTGGTTCATCAGCATCTGGTTCGTCTATTACTAGTCCATCCGGAAGTggctcttcctcttctggACCATCCGGTACTGGTTCGTCTGCTTCTAGTTCGTCTGCTTCTAGTTCGTCTGCTTCTAGTTCATCTGCTTCTGGTTCGTCTATTACTAGTCCATCCGGAAGTggctcttcctcttctggACCATCCGGTACTGGTTCGTCTGCTTCTAGTTCGTCTGCTTCTAGTTCGTCTGCTTCTAGTTCATCTGCTTCTGGTTCGTCTATTACTAGTCCATCCGGAAGCGGCTCTTCATCCTCTGGTCCATCTATTACTAGTCCACCCGGAAGTGGCTCTTCCTCTCCTGGACCATCCGGAAGTGGCTCTTCATCTGCTTCTGGTTCATCTATTACTAGTCCATCCGGCACTGGTCCATCTGCTCCAGGCTCATCCGCTACTATCACACAGTCAACCTCAACTGCTTCTGGTGCCTCAAGTGCTATTACTTCCGATACATTGAGCTCCATAACTTCTTCAGTTTCTAGCGCAAGTGCAACCGCATCCAATTCCCTTTCTTCCAGCGATGGCACTATTTATTTGCCATCGACGACGATCAGTGGTGATCTCACTCTTACTGGTTCCGTAATTGCTACAGAAGCCGTTGAAATTGCTGCAGGTGGAGAATTAACCCTGCTTGACGGTGATAAATACGGTTTCTTAGCCGATTTGATTGTTCGTGGTGCACTGCTCGTCAGAAAGTCTAAGCCAACTTACCCAGGCACCGAATTCGACATTTCCGGTCCAAATTTTGATGTTTCTGGTACTTTCAACGCTGAAGAACCCGCTGCTTCTTCTGCCTCCATATACTCATTCACACCTGGCTCTTTTGCAAACAGCGGTGACATTGCTTTAAGCTTATCCGAATCCAGTAAAGGTGAAGTTACTTACTCTCCATACTCAAACTCTGGTGcattctctttctctaaCGCTATCATTAACGGTGGTTCTGTCTCCGGTTTGCAACGTAGAGCTGAAGATGAAGGATCAGTTAACAACGGTGAAATAAACCTGGACAACGGAAGTACCTACGTGGTTGTTCAACCTGTTTCTGGTAGTGGTACAATTAACATAATCTCCGGTAATCTTTACCTACACTACCCAGACACCTTTACTGGTCAAACTGTTGTATTTAAGGGCGAAGGTGTTCTTGCCGTTGACCCTACCGAAAGCAACACTACTCCTATTCCTGTTGTTGGCTACACTGGTAAAAACCAAATTGCCATTACTGCTGACGTCACTAGCCTATCCTACGATAGTGCTACCGGTGTTTTGACTGCAACCCAGGGCAACAGACAATTCTCTTTTGCTATTGGTACAGGATTCTCTAGTTCTAGTTTCAACGTCTCCGAAGGAACCTTTGCAGGCGCCTCTGCCTACTACCTAAATTATGGTGGTGCCGTTGCTTCTAGTACTACATCTTCATCCACTTCTACCACGTCCGGTGCTTCGTCAGTtacttctagtatatcaAACTCTGCTACAGGTTCTAGTACAATCACTTCATCCGGTGCCTCTGCCTCAGATTCAATCACTTCATCAAGTGCCTCCGTCTCAGGTTCAATAGCTTCGTCTTCTGCGCCCACATTGACCTCAGGTTCTGCTCCTGTTTACACCACAACACTAACATATGCAACCGCTACTAGCACAGTCGTTATTTCCTGTTCGAAAACAACTGACACAAATGGTAACACCTACACTATTACCGCAACCATTCCATGTTCATCCACCACTGCTACAATCACTTCTTGCGATGAAAGTGGATGCCATGTTACTACATCAACTGGTATCGCTGCAACTAAAACTGTTTCTTCCAAGTCACATACCACTGTAACTGTCACTCATTGCGACGACAACGGCTGTAGTGAAAAAACTGTTACTTCTGAAGCTCCTAAAGAAACGTCAGCAACCACCGCTTCCACAAAATCATACACAACTGTCACTGTTACCCACTGTGACGACAATGGTTGTAATGTAAAGACCGTCACTTCCGAAGCTCCTAAACCAACCACAACCACCGCCACTGTATCTTCCAAGTCACATACTACTGCCACTGTCACTCATTGTGACAACAGTGGCTGTGTTGTGAAGACCGTTACTTCTGAAGCACCTGAAGCCACCACAACCACGGTGTCCCCAGAATCATACACCACTGCTACCGTTACTCACTGTGACGATAATGGCTGTAACGTAAAGACTGTTACCACTAAAGCTCCTAAGGAAACTACAGCAACCTCTGCTCTTCCAAAATCGTACACCGCTACTGTTACTCATTGTGACGACAATGGCTGTGATGTCAAGATCATCACTTCTCAAGTTCCTGAGGTTATTTCGACCGCCACCGCAACTACTGTTTCTCCAAAGTCTTACACAACTTCCGCTTCTGAGGCTCCCAAGGCAACCTCATTGACAACCGCCGTTTATGTATCATCTAGCGCaatttctattttctcTGGATCCAGCGCTCCCACTACTGCTCCTAAATCCTCTACCGGTATCGTTATTCAGTCCGAAGGTGTTGCTGCTGGTTTGAACACCAACGCTCTGAACGCTTTGGCCGGTATTCTCGTTCTTGCCTTCTTTAACTAA